The Alphaproteobacteria bacterium genome includes a region encoding these proteins:
- a CDS encoding putative peptidoglycan glycosyltransferase FtsW, with the protein MTMTFARTDRSVIGRWWWTVDKWLLVAIGALALLGIILCLAASPSVAARIGYDSFYFVKRELFYLPIALALMLAVSLLEPRGVRRLAVVVFLIAFALMALTPAIGTEIKGARRWIYLAGLSIQPSEFIKPAFAVVTAWMFAGQRQGARIPGNFIAIVLYFAVAAILAAQPDIGMLFVVSAVWFAQFFLAGLRMYWVVLFTTLGMAALVAAYFTLPHVASRVDRFLNPQSGDSYQVERAMEAFSNGGLYGRGPGEGVAKLHLPDAHSDFVFAVAGEEFGLFACLGIVTIFGFVILRGIGRLLEEQNLFVLLSGAGLLVQFGLQAVVNMASELHLMPTKGMTLPFISYGGSSLLALALGMGMVLALTRRRVGPGGIG; encoded by the coding sequence ATGACCATGACCTTCGCCCGCACCGACAGAAGCGTCATTGGCCGCTGGTGGTGGACGGTCGACAAGTGGCTCCTTGTCGCGATCGGCGCCCTCGCCCTGTTGGGCATCATCCTGTGCCTCGCCGCGAGTCCCTCGGTTGCGGCCCGGATCGGCTACGACTCCTTCTATTTCGTGAAACGCGAACTTTTCTATCTCCCGATTGCGCTGGCGCTCATGTTGGCCGTCTCGCTCCTCGAGCCGCGCGGCGTGCGCCGGCTTGCGGTCGTCGTGTTCCTGATCGCTTTCGCCCTGATGGCGCTCACGCCGGCGATCGGCACGGAGATCAAGGGCGCTCGGCGTTGGATCTATCTCGCGGGCCTTTCGATTCAGCCCTCGGAATTCATCAAGCCCGCCTTTGCGGTGGTGACCGCGTGGATGTTCGCCGGGCAGCGTCAAGGCGCACGAATCCCGGGCAACTTCATCGCGATCGTACTCTACTTCGCCGTCGCTGCGATCCTCGCAGCACAACCCGACATTGGCATGCTCTTCGTCGTCTCTGCCGTGTGGTTCGCCCAATTCTTCCTTGCGGGATTGCGCATGTATTGGGTCGTCCTTTTCACCACACTCGGGATGGCGGCACTCGTAGCCGCCTATTTCACGCTCCCGCACGTAGCGAGCCGCGTCGACCGCTTTCTCAATCCGCAGTCGGGCGACAGCTATCAGGTCGAGCGCGCGATGGAAGCGTTCTCGAATGGCGGCCTCTACGGGCGCGGCCCCGGCGAGGGTGTCGCAAAGCTCCACCTTCCGGACGCGCACAGCGACTTCGTTTTCGCGGTTGCCGGCGAGGAGTTCGGGCTCTTCGCCTGCCTTGGGATCGTGACGATCTTTGGCTTCGTCATCCTGCGCGGCATCGGTCGGCTGTTGGAGGAGCAGAACCTCTTCGTGCTGTTATCGGGTGCGGGCCTTCTTGTGCAGTTCGGGCTTCAGGCCGTCGTCAACATGGCGTCCGAGCTGCATCTCATGCCGACCAAGGGTATGACGTTGCCTTTCATCAGCTATGGCGGGTCCTCCCTCCTCGCCCTGGCGCTCGGGATGGGGATGGTCCTAGCACTGACCCGCCGGCGCGTGGGACCGGGAGGAATCGGATGA
- the murG gene encoding undecaprenyldiphospho-muramoylpentapeptide beta-N-acetylglucosaminyltransferase, whose product MTGAPRLILLAAGGTGGHMFPAEATARTLLARGHRVLLVTDRRGAAHTEKFAGSAVRTIAAGGISGRSVLQRVAATFRLGIGFLEARSCISSMKPDAVLGFGGYAALPTMAAAVLARLPTALHEQNAILGRANRLLAPYVRSIATSFEDTAAVRQTDRVKIVVTGNPVRADIAVLATQPPFAFKADGPFKLLVTGGSQGARVFAHIVPAAIAQLPQSLRGRIAVGQQARPEDVESVRAAYSACGVAADIQPFFDDMPARLAACHLAICRAGASTCAELMASGRPAILVPYPHAIDGHQLANAQAIDAAGGAWLIPERHFDAAKLASRLEALITLPEALAAAARAAQAVARIDAAERLASLAERLLPANGNPQPMKVAAE is encoded by the coding sequence ATGACCGGAGCACCCCGTCTCATCCTCCTGGCCGCAGGTGGAACCGGCGGGCACATGTTTCCCGCCGAGGCAACGGCGCGCACCTTGCTTGCGCGGGGCCATCGCGTCCTGTTGGTGACCGACCGCAGGGGTGCGGCCCATACCGAAAAATTCGCCGGTTCGGCGGTGCGCACGATCGCGGCGGGTGGAATCTCCGGCCGCAGCGTCCTTCAACGTGTCGCGGCGACGTTTCGCTTGGGCATCGGCTTTCTCGAGGCGCGATCCTGCATTTCATCGATGAAGCCCGACGCCGTTTTGGGTTTTGGCGGCTACGCCGCACTGCCGACGATGGCCGCGGCCGTCCTCGCCCGTCTCCCTACGGCCCTTCACGAGCAGAATGCGATCCTCGGTCGCGCCAATCGTCTGCTCGCCCCTTATGTGCGATCCATCGCGACCTCGTTCGAGGACACCGCGGCCGTCCGCCAGACCGACCGGGTGAAGATCGTGGTGACCGGCAATCCCGTCCGCGCGGACATCGCGGTTCTTGCGACGCAGCCGCCCTTCGCCTTCAAGGCTGACGGCCCGTTCAAGCTCCTCGTGACCGGCGGAAGCCAGGGCGCTCGCGTGTTCGCACACATCGTGCCTGCGGCAATAGCGCAACTCCCGCAAAGCCTGCGCGGGCGGATCGCCGTTGGCCAGCAGGCGCGGCCGGAGGATGTGGAATCCGTGCGCGCCGCTTACAGTGCCTGCGGGGTCGCGGCCGACATTCAGCCCTTCTTCGACGACATGCCCGCACGACTCGCGGCGTGCCACCTCGCTATCTGCCGCGCCGGTGCTTCGACCTGCGCCGAACTCATGGCTTCCGGCCGGCCGGCGATTCTCGTTCCCTACCCCCATGCGATCGACGGCCACCAACTCGCAAACGCGCAGGCCATCGACGCCGCAGGCGGGGCCTGGCTGATCCCGGAGCGACATTTCGATGCGGCCAAACTCGCAAGCCGGCTCGAAGCGCTTATCACGCTCCCCGAAGCGCTCGCTGCCGCCGCGCGCGCAGCGCAGGCGGTTGCGCGAATCGATGCCGCCGAGCGGCTCGCCTCGCTCGCGGAGCGGCTGTTGCCGGCCAACGGAAACCCCCAGCCCATGAAAGTTGCCGCGGAATGA
- the murD gene encoding UDP-N-acetylmuramoyl-L-alanine--D-glutamate ligase, producing MIEVASLAGQPVAVMGLGKSGMASARSLLRSGAEVWAWDDNPARRATAASSGVPVVDLTGADLARARTIVWSPGIPHTHPKPHPIAVRARDAGLEIVCDVELLARSQRDAAYIGVTGTNGKSTTTALIGHVLRSAGRRVEVGGNLGTPALELAPLDRHGIYVLELSSYQLELLSSLAFDVAVLTNITPDHLDRHGGMEGYVRAKAHIFDRQTKPCTAVIGVDDAHSEGIFEALTKKSDRIVVPISAKRRLQRGVYAPDGLLIDAADGPETEVADLRRIPTLPGRHNWQNAAAAYAATKPTGASPSAIAVHLESFPGLAHRQELIATIGGVRFVNDSKATNADAAEKALVCYEHIHWIAGGRAKEGGIASLAHHFGRIAHAYLIGEAAGDFARTLEGRVPHTHCGTLAKAVVAANAAATRERAVRPVVLLSPACASWDQFENFEARGEAFRALVGALPGADGPRRNAEVRA from the coding sequence ATGATCGAAGTCGCCTCACTGGCCGGGCAGCCGGTCGCCGTGATGGGCCTCGGCAAAAGCGGGATGGCGAGCGCAAGGTCGCTGCTGCGAAGCGGCGCCGAGGTTTGGGCGTGGGATGACAATCCAGCACGCCGTGCCACGGCAGCCTCTTCGGGCGTGCCGGTCGTCGATCTCACAGGGGCAGATCTCGCCCGTGCACGCACCATCGTGTGGAGTCCCGGCATTCCTCACACCCATCCGAAGCCGCATCCGATTGCGGTGCGTGCCCGCGATGCCGGTCTCGAAATCGTCTGCGACGTTGAGCTTTTGGCGCGGAGCCAGCGGGACGCCGCTTATATCGGCGTCACTGGCACCAATGGGAAATCGACCACGACAGCGCTTATCGGCCACGTCCTCCGCAGCGCCGGACGGCGGGTCGAAGTCGGCGGCAATCTCGGCACGCCGGCCCTCGAACTTGCCCCGCTCGACCGGCACGGCATCTACGTGCTCGAGCTGTCGTCCTACCAGCTCGAACTCCTCTCATCGCTCGCATTCGACGTTGCGGTCCTAACCAATATCACACCCGACCATCTTGACCGTCACGGCGGGATGGAGGGCTACGTCCGCGCCAAGGCGCACATCTTCGATCGCCAGACGAAGCCTTGCACCGCCGTCATCGGCGTCGACGACGCCCATTCAGAGGGCATTTTCGAGGCGCTGACCAAAAAGAGTGACCGGATCGTCGTGCCGATTTCCGCAAAGCGCCGCCTGCAGCGCGGTGTATATGCGCCCGACGGCCTGCTCATCGACGCAGCCGATGGGCCCGAGACCGAGGTCGCGGACCTCAGGCGAATCCCGACCCTGCCCGGCCGGCACAACTGGCAGAACGCCGCCGCCGCTTACGCAGCGACGAAACCCACGGGCGCATCCCCAAGTGCTATCGCCGTCCATCTCGAAAGCTTCCCCGGATTGGCGCACCGCCAGGAACTCATCGCCACGATCGGCGGCGTGCGCTTCGTCAACGACAGCAAGGCCACCAACGCAGACGCAGCGGAAAAAGCCCTCGTCTGCTACGAGCATATCCATTGGATCGCGGGCGGGCGGGCCAAGGAAGGCGGCATCGCGTCGCTTGCACACCACTTCGGTCGCATCGCGCATGCCTACCTCATCGGTGAAGCGGCCGGGGATTTCGCGCGCACACTCGAAGGGAGAGTACCCCACACGCATTGCGGAACACTCGCCAAGGCCGTCGTGGCGGCGAATGCGGCCGCGACGCGCGAGCGCGCCGTCCGGCCCGTGGTTCTGCTTTCGCCTGCCTGTGCGTCTTGGGACCAATTCGAGAATTTCGAGGCCCGCGGCGAAGCGTTCCGCGCACTCGTCGGTGCGTTGCCCGGAGCGGACGGGCCGCGGCGCAATGCCGAGGTTCGCGCATGA
- the murC gene encoding UDP-N-acetylmuramate--L-alanine ligase has product MRTLPLDIGIIHFVGIGGIGMSGIAEILHNLGYKVQGSDVSDSANVRRLRTFGIPIALGHREENLGEAEVVVVSSAIKSDNPEVKAARERLMPIVRRAEMLGELMRLKWSVAVGGTHGKTTTTSMVAAMLETAGIDPTVINGGIINAYGTNARLGSGEWMVVEADESDGTFVKLPATICVVTNIDPEHLDFYGSFDKVRDAFASFVQNIPFYGFAALCIDHPEVQALIPRVLDRKIITYGMSPQADVRASDVTLGPSGSRYTVTVADRFRGEEKRFEGLTLPMLGQHNVQNSLAAIAIAYEMGMEEATIRKALASFAGVKRRLTVIGEVAGIRVIDDYGHHPVEIAAVMRAVRTACHGRVIAVMQPHRYTRLHDLFEDFCTCFNEADAVIVAEVYAAGEQPIEGVGRDALVEGLRSHGHRRVIPLADPAELAGIVAEVAEPGDMVVCVGAGSITNWAHALPAELEAQFSRRAGQRSGANG; this is encoded by the coding sequence ATGAGGACACTGCCTCTCGATATCGGGATCATCCACTTCGTCGGCATCGGCGGCATCGGCATGAGCGGCATCGCCGAGATTTTGCACAATCTCGGTTACAAGGTTCAGGGCAGTGACGTCTCGGATAGCGCCAACGTCCGCCGCCTCAGAACGTTCGGGATCCCGATTGCACTCGGCCATCGCGAGGAAAATCTCGGTGAAGCCGAGGTCGTCGTCGTCTCATCGGCGATCAAATCGGACAATCCCGAGGTCAAGGCCGCACGCGAGCGGCTCATGCCGATCGTACGACGCGCGGAAATGCTCGGCGAGCTGATGCGGCTCAAATGGTCGGTCGCGGTCGGGGGAACCCACGGCAAGACGACGACGACTTCGATGGTCGCCGCGATGCTGGAGACGGCGGGCATCGACCCGACCGTGATCAATGGCGGCATCATCAACGCCTACGGCACTAACGCGCGCCTCGGCAGCGGCGAATGGATGGTGGTCGAGGCCGACGAATCCGACGGCACTTTCGTCAAACTGCCGGCCACGATCTGCGTCGTGACCAACATCGATCCCGAGCACCTCGATTTTTACGGAAGCTTCGACAAGGTGCGCGACGCGTTTGCATCCTTTGTCCAGAATATCCCGTTCTACGGTTTCGCAGCGCTCTGCATCGACCATCCGGAGGTGCAGGCCCTCATCCCCCGCGTGCTCGACCGCAAGATCATTACATATGGCATGAGCCCGCAAGCCGACGTGCGTGCCTCCGACGTAACACTGGGCCCAAGCGGTTCGCGCTACACGGTCACAGTCGCCGACCGGTTCCGGGGCGAGGAAAAACGCTTCGAGGGGCTCACGCTCCCCATGCTCGGCCAGCACAACGTGCAAAATTCCCTCGCCGCCATCGCCATCGCCTACGAGATGGGAATGGAGGAGGCGACGATCCGCAAGGCGCTCGCGAGCTTCGCGGGAGTGAAGCGTCGGCTCACCGTGATTGGCGAAGTCGCGGGTATCCGCGTCATCGATGACTACGGCCACCACCCGGTCGAGATCGCAGCGGTGATGCGCGCGGTGAGGACGGCTTGCCACGGTCGAGTCATCGCGGTCATGCAGCCCCACCGCTATACGCGCCTTCACGATCTATTCGAGGATTTTTGCACCTGCTTCAACGAGGCGGATGCCGTGATTGTCGCGGAGGTCTACGCGGCAGGCGAGCAGCCCATCGAAGGGGTCGGCCGCGACGCGCTCGTCGAGGGACTGCGCAGCCACGGCCATCGCAGAGTGATCCCGCTCGCCGATCCCGCCGAGCTTGCCGGCATCGTCGCCGAGGTGGCGGAACCGGGCGACATGGTTGTCTGCGTTGGGGCGGGCAGCATCACGAATTGGGCGCACGCGCTACCGGCGGAGCTCGAGGCGCAATTTTCGCGGCGTGCGGGCCAACGAAGCGGGGCAAACGGATGA
- the ftsA gene encoding cell division protein FtsA — translation MKRGLAKPRSGLVAALDVGTTKVCCFVAQIGGEGNIRVVGIGHQKSRGLRAGAIIDMDAAEESIRGAVHAAEQMAEETIREVFVNLTCGTPLSQTVAVEVSIAGHEVGDTDLRRVLGQGYLLNDASEREIIHSIPVSYTIDGSNGIRDPRGMYGERLGVNMHVVSASAGSVRNLKTCVARCHLDLQALVVSPYAAGLATLVEDEMDLGVTCIDMGGGSTSISVFFDGEVIYTDCIPVGGQYVTSDIARGLSTPLVHAERMKTLYGSTFATSSDEHDVVDVPQVGEDEHASPNHVPKSILVSIIQPRLEETFELVRGRLEASGVDRTAGRRVVLTGGASQLQGVRELAALVLDKQVRMGRPLRIGGLADSTAGPAFATCAGLLQYALTRFAGSPSRARRVQEPPSDVFGRFGVWLRENL, via the coding sequence ATGAAGAGGGGATTGGCCAAGCCGCGCAGCGGTCTCGTCGCCGCACTCGACGTCGGCACGACCAAGGTCTGCTGCTTCGTCGCCCAGATCGGCGGCGAGGGAAATATCCGTGTCGTCGGCATCGGGCATCAGAAGTCTCGTGGCCTGCGCGCGGGAGCCATTATCGACATGGACGCTGCCGAGGAATCGATTCGAGGTGCCGTGCACGCGGCCGAACAAATGGCGGAAGAGACCATCCGCGAGGTCTTCGTCAATCTGACGTGCGGCACCCCGCTCTCGCAGACCGTCGCGGTCGAGGTCTCGATCGCGGGTCATGAAGTCGGCGACACCGATCTGCGCCGCGTCCTCGGACAAGGTTATCTCCTGAACGATGCCAGCGAGCGCGAAATCATCCACTCCATCCCCGTGAGCTACACGATCGACGGCAGCAACGGAATTCGCGACCCGCGCGGCATGTATGGCGAACGCCTCGGGGTCAACATGCACGTGGTGAGCGCGTCCGCGGGATCGGTTCGAAACCTCAAGACCTGCGTCGCACGGTGTCATCTCGATCTGCAGGCGCTGGTCGTCTCGCCTTACGCGGCCGGCCTCGCAACGCTGGTCGAGGACGAGATGGACCTCGGCGTTACCTGCATCGATATGGGCGGCGGGAGCACCTCGATCTCGGTCTTTTTCGACGGCGAGGTCATCTATACCGACTGCATTCCGGTCGGCGGGCAATACGTCACGAGCGATATCGCACGCGGCCTGTCGACCCCGCTCGTCCACGCCGAGCGCATGAAGACCCTCTACGGCTCAACGTTCGCCACATCCTCCGACGAGCACGACGTGGTCGACGTACCGCAGGTGGGCGAAGACGAGCATGCCAGTCCCAATCATGTGCCGAAATCGATTCTCGTGAGCATCATTCAGCCGCGCCTCGAGGAGACGTTCGAGCTCGTGCGCGGGCGTCTCGAGGCAAGCGGCGTCGATCGTACCGCCGGGCGTCGCGTGGTGCTCACGGGTGGTGCGAGCCAGCTTCAGGGCGTGCGCGAACTCGCAGCACTCGTTCTCGACAAACAAGTTCGGATGGGTCGCCCGCTGCGCATCGGCGGGCTCGCCGATTCGACCGCGGGCCCTGCGTTTGCGACTTGTGCGGGATTGCTTCAATACGCGTTGACGCGCTTTGCGGGTTCGCCCTCGCGTGCGCGCCGCGTTCAGGAGCCGCCGAGCGATGTGTTCGGCCGATTTGGAGTGTGGCTGCGGGAAAATCTGTAG
- the murB gene encoding UDP-N-acetylmuramate dehydrogenase, translating into MAAKQLPLHVIERLPPVRGRLTENAPLDRITWFRVGGAAEVMFRPADREDLAAFLAAKPVDVPVTVIGVGSNLLVRDGGVPGVVIRLGREFAGIEVEGTRLRAGAGALDLNVALSAAEAGLAGLEFLSGIPGTIGGALRMNAGAYGREIKDALVEAEAIDLAGHLHRLPLSALGLSYRHCAAPEDWIFTGALLQAAPGDRSSIAKRMQEIQSAREDSQPIRSRTGGSTFANPDGADPAGRKAWQLIDKAGCRGLRCGGAMVSEKHCNFLINVGGATAADLEALGEEVRLRVCETSGVKLRWEIRIVGVPPAGGLRPIPQVSP; encoded by the coding sequence ATGGCCGCAAAGCAACTCCCGCTCCACGTTATCGAGCGGCTCCCGCCCGTTCGGGGACGACTTACGGAGAACGCGCCCCTCGACCGGATTACGTGGTTCCGTGTCGGCGGTGCGGCGGAAGTGATGTTCCGGCCCGCCGACCGCGAAGACCTCGCCGCATTCCTTGCCGCAAAGCCCGTCGACGTGCCCGTAACGGTCATCGGCGTCGGATCGAACCTTTTGGTTCGAGACGGCGGCGTGCCCGGCGTGGTGATCAGGCTCGGGCGCGAATTTGCGGGGATCGAGGTCGAAGGTACGAGGCTGCGCGCGGGTGCGGGTGCGCTCGATCTCAATGTCGCGTTGAGTGCTGCCGAAGCCGGCTTGGCCGGACTAGAGTTCCTCTCCGGGATTCCCGGTACGATCGGCGGCGCCTTGCGCATGAATGCCGGTGCTTACGGCCGCGAGATCAAGGACGCATTGGTGGAGGCGGAAGCGATCGATCTCGCCGGGCATCTCCATCGCTTGCCCCTCTCGGCCCTCGGCCTCTCCTATCGACATTGTGCTGCACCCGAGGATTGGATTTTTACGGGAGCACTCCTCCAGGCAGCACCGGGCGACCGATCCTCGATCGCCAAGCGCATGCAAGAGATCCAAAGTGCGCGCGAGGATAGCCAGCCGATTCGCAGCCGCACCGGCGGCAGCACCTTCGCAAACCCGGATGGCGCCGATCCTGCGGGCCGTAAAGCATGGCAACTGATCGACAAGGCCGGTTGCCGCGGCCTTCGCTGTGGCGGCGCCATGGTTTCGGAAAAGCACTGCAATTTCCTGATCAATGTCGGCGGTGCGACCGCCGCCGATCTCGAAGCGCTCGGCGAAGAAGTCCGCCTGCGCGTTTGTGAGACGAGCGGGGTCAAGCTTCGCTGGGAAATCCGCATCGTCGGCGTGCCGCCCGCGGGCGGCTTGCGGCCCATCCCGCAGGTATCGCCATGA
- a CDS encoding D-alanine--D-alanine ligase, which yields MTKHVAVLMGGWSAEREVSLTSGKACARALGQAGYEVSEIVVERNLPKLVAALEPLPDVVFNALHGRWGEDGCVQGVLDILGVPYTHSGLLASALAMNKPMAKRLFQSVGIPVADGKVVHRDLVLRGDIMPRPYVVKPVSEGSSVGVRIVNLGDNAMPFERDAWPYGDEVLVERFIPGRELTVSVMGDKAIAVTELRPLSGFYDYAAKYTEGKTTHLVPAPIPERIAQQCMEFAARAHEVLGCRGVSRADFRYDDTARIGEIYLLEINTQPGMTPLSLVPEQAAHIGMSFSELVTWMVENAACDK from the coding sequence ATGACGAAGCATGTCGCGGTGCTCATGGGCGGGTGGTCGGCGGAGCGGGAAGTATCCCTCACGAGCGGGAAGGCATGCGCAAGGGCGCTGGGTCAAGCCGGCTACGAGGTGAGCGAAATCGTCGTCGAGCGCAACCTGCCAAAGCTCGTAGCAGCACTCGAGCCGTTGCCGGACGTGGTTTTCAACGCGCTTCACGGCCGCTGGGGCGAGGATGGTTGCGTTCAGGGTGTGCTCGACATTCTCGGCGTCCCCTACACTCATTCCGGATTGCTCGCCTCCGCGCTCGCCATGAACAAACCGATGGCGAAGCGCTTGTTCCAGTCGGTTGGAATCCCCGTTGCCGACGGAAAGGTCGTGCACCGCGACCTTGTCCTCCGAGGCGACATCATGCCGCGCCCCTATGTCGTGAAACCGGTCTCCGAAGGATCGAGTGTCGGCGTGCGCATCGTCAACCTTGGCGACAACGCAATGCCCTTCGAGCGCGATGCCTGGCCCTATGGCGACGAGGTGCTTGTCGAGCGCTTCATTCCGGGGCGAGAGCTGACGGTCTCGGTCATGGGCGACAAGGCGATCGCCGTGACTGAGCTTCGTCCGTTGAGCGGTTTTTACGACTACGCCGCGAAATATACGGAGGGCAAGACCACTCACCTGGTTCCCGCCCCCATCCCCGAACGAATCGCGCAGCAATGCATGGAGTTCGCCGCACGTGCGCACGAAGTGCTCGGTTGCAGAGGTGTCTCGCGCGCCGACTTCCGCTACGACGACACCGCGCGCATCGGCGAGATTTATCTCCTCGAAATCAATACCCAACCCGGAATGACGCCGCTTTCGCTCGTGCCCGAGCAGGCGGCGCACATCGGCATGTCCTTTTCCGAGCTCGTCACCTGGATGGTGGAGAACGCGGCATGCGACAAGTAA
- a CDS encoding cell division protein FtsQ/DivIB — MRQVTAPSLPAAKPRWRRPTPRWLGAVVRYGGAALLATLVCVAGAWVWRSGTAERTLLALLDAGLQTTSGLGLRVGDVMVEGRHETTAQELLAALGAKRGAPLLGLDLGAARERLESLPWVRAASVERRWPSLVFVTIEERTPLALWQSGGRIKLVDREGKVIEGADVARFAQLPMVVGEGAPKQAPAFLDMLAKVPELARHVESGIWVGNRRWNLHLNEGIDVRLPEINPDEALQRLADLDAKERLFERDIVLIDLRLPDRLIVRLSPDAAARQGKPGKNT; from the coding sequence ATGCGACAAGTAACCGCCCCATCGCTCCCCGCGGCAAAGCCGCGCTGGCGTCGACCGACACCGCGTTGGCTCGGTGCGGTGGTTCGCTACGGAGGTGCAGCGCTCCTTGCAACGCTTGTTTGCGTCGCCGGAGCCTGGGTTTGGCGGAGCGGGACGGCTGAAAGGACTTTGCTCGCCTTGCTCGATGCCGGACTTCAAACGACATCCGGCCTCGGCCTGCGCGTCGGCGATGTGATGGTCGAAGGCCGGCATGAGACCACCGCGCAGGAACTTCTCGCTGCACTGGGTGCGAAGCGCGGCGCACCGCTTCTCGGCCTCGACCTCGGCGCGGCGCGCGAGCGGCTCGAATCGCTCCCCTGGGTTCGCGCCGCCTCGGTCGAGCGGCGCTGGCCGAGCCTCGTCTTCGTGACCATTGAGGAGCGCACCCCGCTCGCACTCTGGCAATCGGGCGGCAGGATCAAGCTCGTCGACCGGGAAGGCAAGGTGATCGAGGGTGCTGACGTCGCGCGCTTCGCTCAGCTCCCGATGGTCGTCGGCGAAGGGGCTCCCAAGCAGGCACCTGCTTTCCTCGACATGCTCGCGAAAGTGCCCGAACTCGCGCGCCATGTCGAATCCGGCATTTGGGTCGGAAACCGCCGTTGGAATCTTCACCTCAACGAAGGCATCGACGTGCGCCTGCCCGAGATCAATCCGGACGAAGCCTTGCAGCGCCTTGCAGACCTCGACGCCAAAGAGCGCCTGTTCGAGCGCGACATCGTGCTGATCGATCTGCGTTTGCCCGACCGTCTCATCGTCCGGCTTTCGCCCGACGCCGCGGCACGCCAGGGCAAGCCCGGCAAGAACACGTGA
- the mraY gene encoding phospho-N-acetylmuramoyl-pentapeptide-transferase yields the protein MLYDILSPLAEDFGPLNLFRYITFRTGGAIATALFISFWLGPHFIAWLKRKQREGQPIRDDGPESHLITKKGTPTMGGVLILAALTLSTLLWADVTNGYVWLVMFVTFGFGAIGAADDYLKLSRRSSKGLPSRVKFLGQVTIALLAALWVMQHAPSPLNTSFAVPFFKAVLLQLGWFFLPVAAFVIAGASNAVNLTDGLDGLAIVPVMIAASVFGLISYVVGNTVFANYLQLHYVAGSGELAVFCGALVGASLGFLWYNAPPAMVFMGDTGSLSCGGALGAISVITKHELVLAIVGGLFVLETVSVMVQVASFKLTGKRVFRMAPLHHHFEKKGWKESTIVIRFWIIASILALAGLSTLKLR from the coding sequence ATGCTCTACGACATCCTTTCCCCCCTCGCCGAAGATTTCGGACCGCTCAACCTATTTCGGTACATCACGTTCCGCACCGGCGGGGCGATCGCGACGGCACTCTTCATTAGCTTCTGGCTCGGGCCGCATTTCATCGCCTGGCTCAAGCGCAAGCAGCGCGAAGGCCAACCGATCCGCGACGACGGGCCCGAGAGCCACCTCATCACCAAAAAAGGCACGCCTACGATGGGGGGCGTACTCATCCTCGCGGCCCTCACGCTCAGCACGCTGCTCTGGGCCGACGTGACGAACGGTTATGTCTGGCTCGTGATGTTCGTGACATTCGGCTTCGGGGCGATCGGCGCCGCCGATGACTACCTGAAGCTCAGCCGCCGCTCGAGCAAAGGCTTGCCGAGCAGGGTCAAGTTTCTCGGCCAGGTCACGATCGCCCTCCTCGCCGCCCTGTGGGTGATGCAGCATGCACCTTCCCCGCTCAATACGAGTTTCGCCGTACCTTTCTTCAAGGCCGTGCTCTTGCAGCTCGGCTGGTTCTTTTTGCCCGTCGCCGCATTCGTCATCGCGGGGGCATCGAATGCGGTCAATCTTACGGATGGACTGGACGGCCTCGCGATCGTGCCGGTCATGATCGCGGCGAGCGTGTTCGGTCTTATCTCCTACGTGGTCGGCAATACGGTCTTTGCGAACTATCTCCAGCTTCACTATGTGGCCGGAAGCGGCGAGCTCGCGGTTTTTTGCGGGGCACTCGTCGGCGCCTCACTCGGCTTTCTTTGGTACAATGCGCCGCCGGCGATGGTCTTCATGGGCGACACCGGCTCGCTTTCGTGCGGCGGCGCGTTGGGCGCCATCAGCGTCATCACCAAGCACGAGCTGGTGCTTGCGATCGTGGGCGGTCTTTTCGTGCTCGAGACCGTCTCGGTCATGGTCCAGGTCGCATCCTTCAAGCTCACCGGCAAGCGCGTCTTCCGCATGGCGCCGCTCCACCATCACTTCGAGAAGAAGGGCTGGAAGGAGTCGACGATCGTCATCCGGTTCTGGATCATCGCGTCGATTCTGGCGTTGGCCGGCCTATCCACGCTGAAGCTGAGGTGA